ttttttttgtctgttatCTCAGAGGATTTCTATATAAAGGCATACGGGGTATGCATGATTTATTCAAAGCATAATCTTCTGAAAAAgtgtagagatttttttttcttttttctttttttcactttttgattgatttttttttttttttttgacaggcTAGAGATTGGAACTGaagctctctctctttgttgattttttttttttttagacgtgccatgagattttcttctgacaAGTTCTTTGtggttgcttgtttttgttatgCAGCAATATCAATAATCTTTGCAAAGTAGCCACATCACGACTCTTGGCCATTGAAATCGCACCAGCATTTGTCCTTGTACTGAAGCTGCACTGACGCTCTTTTTTTTTGCCATAAAGCTGCCTCGACACTTTATTTGCATGGCCATGCCAATATTTATTGTTGCCATGAAACCACGTCAACACTTCATCTGCACAGAAGCCATgacaacattcatctttgccatgaagctacgtcaacacttcatctGCACAGAAGCCATGACAACATTCATcattgccatgaagctacgttaACACTTCCTTTGCACCAAAGCCATGCCGATATTTATCGTTGCCATGAAACCACGTCAACAGTTCATTTGCATCAATGCCATGCGGACATCTGTCTATACCATGAAGcaacgtcaacacttcatttgcatcgaagTTGTGTCGACATTCATTTTTACCATGAAGTTACATCAACACTTTATTcgcatcgaagctgggccaacaTTCATATTTGCCATGAaactacgtcaacacttcatctgcacagaagccatgacaacattcatctttgccatgaagctacgtcagcACTTCATCTACACAGAAGCCATgacaacattcatctttgccatgaagctacgtcaacactttcTTTGCACCAAAGCCATGCCGATATTTATCGTTGCCATGAAACCACGTCAACATTCCACATTGGCACTTGCATTCGCATTGAAGTTGCActaatattggcctttataataaagcttgaagtttcaagaagctcccattaagactttgaggatgcaaagagattcCAACAAGAcgttgaagtttcaagaagaatgccgccacgattttgacattgcacgaacatgcccttagaggagagatgatgcaacaCCAACTTAagatgttggaggaaggtgacaTTATCTAGATTTCAGAGACATGATAtgaaacaacaccactcagaagggagatgatgtggttcaaatttcagaaCTATGAAGTGGCACAACCTAGAAGAGAGATGGTGTAACTTAGACTTGCAAGGTACAAGAAGATGCCCCCCAGaagataagtgatgcaaagcaTACTTCATACACGTTGGAGAATGTCCATAGAAGATGGGgaatgccatttttttttcatgtgactgaacttagtgaaaagtactaagctgcctacgtaccccggagagggatcaagtcatcacgtagttcaaccaaattttttttgatgatttttttttcatggttttgatgattttttttttttcatggttttgatgatctttttttttttttttcttttgttttgttttttttttgtttttttttttcatgattttttttttgtttctttttacaaaaagggagggctcacgtgtgtaatcctcgccctacaccccacggcatttcatgggtactaattgtgcaatagtgggtatcaccactaatcgaacccgagaccttggcctcaagggtgacatgggcatccaaccactacgccacactcacaaatggtgacatagagtgggattaatttctccttatttgtgcactttcaaaggtaatgggaaaacatcatgtacccttgtagtgctgcagtgggtagtttaagctcttaccgaggagcaattctCGATTTTCAAGCAGAGAAgtgtttgaggaacttcccattgatggggccgatccttacgcCATCATTGTCAATCAATTTGTAAGCTTTATTGGTGTTTGCCCCCTGCTTGAGAGTTGGCAGTACATCACAAACAACGGTCACATAGTTTGACCCAACAACTTCATCAAGGTctagatcaatcttgttttctttggctagcttcatgatttgttctttgaagacgaagcatttttgaattgggtggccaatgatgcgatgatatttgcagtagttagggttatcaactttccctatgtcttctggttgcttgcattctggcaattcaattaGCTTCaattgcaatagttgttctaagatgtttggcacatcttcatCGGGGAACGGATACGCTTTTTGCTCACGTTCCTTAAAGGTCAGACGACGCACTTCGTTCTTTTGCCAtccttcaagttgtttttcatttgccttTGCTTCTCTCCTTGGAACCTTAATTATGGCAGTGTTAACAGTTATTGGGTCTTCGCCTTTTGCATTCCtgtcattcatctttacttcctttctgctttcctcaggtacgggaggtttcatattttcgtggcaagagatactcaattccatgtcatgcgcacgagttgccaattcttcgaatgttcggggctTTATCCCTTgcaggatgtacagaagtccccagtgcatgccttggatgcgcatttctacagcagatatttcagaaAGTCTATCCTTACAGTCTAGACTCAAAAAACACCACCGATtgatgtagtcaacaacgggttcgTCTTTCCattgcttagtattggtaagctccatcatgcttaccgtgcggcgcgtgctgtaaaattggttaaggaactccctttccaactgATCTCAACTATCTATTGACTCAGGTTCCAaatctgtataccaatcaaaggcgtTCCCTTTCAGATaacgaacaaactgctttacaaagaggcctccttgagtccctgcgttctcacaggtttctacaaagtgtgcaacgtgttgcttagggtttcccttgccatcgaattgcaagaacttggggggttgatacccatttggcattctcatattgtcaatgcacttcgtataaggttttgaatatatgagagaatgtgtagaagaacctccgtattgtgctcgtatggtgttcgttatcatgtcctgcagttgttggacagatatcgaggccattgaggtggaatgtCCTTGTTGAGAAGTGCCTTCACCTCCTTTTCCCTTATCACCCCTAGCGTTTTCTCCCTTCAAGGTAAAGCCAAGAGGGTGCTCAAGGTCTGGATTTGATTCACCCGAATCTTGGACTTCCAGTTTGTTCATCAGGGTTGCGATTTGGacatccttatcttcaagtgctttcgtgagaagggtgaccctttgttccatttcaaccatcttttcttccacaatagaggtgttggtcatcattactggcatgacctctagatatgatggagaaaacgatgagacaggatgagtcaaaggcattttgttccttaggcttctcatcacgggtgaagagttgatagaaaaggttTTTGTTGGAgatgattcatcattgatctcaaaatcctttgagacagatgaatccttagcggtagctttcctttttgcaagaaaatctagagagatgatattatgaagcttgctttctttggttgattgggGTTGCGGTTGATCAAGAGCTTTGGATCGACTACGAGTGATTGGGCCGACATAATCATCCGCAACGGAAGCATCCATCACCGATTTTTGAGCATTCTTGTTAGAAGCCATCGAAGCTAGCAGCAAatcgaatttcttttcttttaaaggagaaagagatgagaggcagagaggtcccaccgggcgtgccagaatttgtagatgactaaatttcttagttcgaaataaatcaaacaagtaaaatagtttcacaagtgcaaatttgtattgataaatatgtggtacaattctctgtaattacaaaagagtgatcctctgattcgatctccttgaaagatttatttattggaattgtggtaatgtgattttgatttgaacataagatattcttcaatttagctAAGggatggatcgaagatctttgaaatggaattacaatgaatctttagctatgagcttgttagaaattctttgttcttcgtgttctttgtatgttcttcgtgttcttcgtatgttcttcgtgtttgaaggtttgtggtggaaattcttcggtgctttagaggcttgattccgtagagcttcgttgatttatggtttgttgaggtttctggaggcttttgagcttgattccagtgaactttgagatctggacgagtagtttggatgattttgcttcgaatgttgtctgtattcgaggttgaagttcttgagattcttgaaggctttggggtttgatcctggcagagcttctgggtttctgaactcaagatatcttcttccttctctccctGTTCTCTCTGTCCTCTGTCTGTCCtgggaaggcttctatttataggagtttaggggtgggtgagcgacacgtggcggagtctgattggtgacacttgtcacagcctgattggtccgcttatgtcatcccTTACACGtactggattgcttgtgtcatcgcttacacgtgcagggctgcttatgtcatcgctgACGCATGCTGATGCAGGgctgcttatgtcatcgctgacgcatgctgatgcagtttcatgcctttgtttcaatgacacttggcaaatttctattggtttctaaatagtgatggcaaaacctagcagcaatacgtggcgctttgtaattggttgcattttgtggacttggtagtatgatgtgtcagcttgtgataggtcgggaattttccctctctacagtCGTCATCAACCATCAAACTCAAGCATTGAATGAAGATCTCATTTCAGCCAATAGGGTTTTGGGATTGATTTTAGATCCGtggttttggtgttttgatttgggtttttggggtttcAAGGGTGTTTTCTAGAAATTTGGCCACCTCATAATCTTggttttatgtaaaaatatttggTTGGATTTGTCCCATGGATTGGACTCGAAACAAAAACATTATGATGCTCGCACAAGGCTTGGGACAAGTGCGTCCATGCACTAGAATTGTTGGGATATGGACTTGTAACAAGTGTTTGACACATATCTATAACCTAATGGATCCATTGCATAGGAGCACTAGACCCAAACTAGTTCCATGGAGTTGGTATCTTATGAACTGGTAGTATGGAGCACACCTCTCACATTCGTGAGGCCCGCAGTCATATGAGAGTTGCACTCCATACATCATATGCATATGATAATTTTCTAGTTTGATGATGCTCTACAAATTAAATTCATGTAGGATCTACTATTCATTTAAGAGCAAGGAGTACCACATACTGGACTCCaacaaaattgaataaattttcatgacactctttgtttccttttttttttctttttttcttttttttctttttttgaggggaGGGGGTAGATAACAATTGCTGTCCGAATTGGACCACATTTAATTTCCATAGTACTAGGATTAATGTGGTGGTCCATGTGGAAAtagataagaaagaaaaaaagaatggataTAATGTTAGGGAATCATTTAGTAGGTGGAAAGATAAGGTTTTCAACTACCATTAATAAATGCAAATTGCTTGGTTCATTAAGACACTTGCACAAAGAGTGGGatctttcttttgattttggttttgcgcgccttagagagagagagagagagagaggttgaaCTATGGTTTAAATATAAGTATAGTTTAGGCTTGAGGTGGTTACACAAATCTTGGAATTTTCATAATAGAGTTTCAGTTGACCGAGTGTCTAACGGGACTCTATTGACAGTGTATGTCTAAGCTTGCATGATCGAAGCTTGATCTCACTCAACcaagttcttcatttttgcAAGGTAAACAAGCTTTAACTTTCAAcccttatctatatatataataataggtgaagctgagagaaagttaAACCTACATAGAAATTGAGCATGGCTACAGAAGAAGCTACACTACTTAAAACCATGGGAGATAAGTACAGGTCTTTCTTGTATGATGAAGCAGACGATATTGAATGGAGACATGGTGGGCCTCCAACATATGATGACGTTAACAAGCTCTTCGAAGATGGCAGGACTAAGGtggaaattaattaaatcaagatttttttttcttcttctctctagtTAATAGCTTATCTTGTTGCTTGTATTGCAGGAATGGCCTAAAGGGTCACTAGAAGAAATAGTGCAAAATGCTGTGAAGTCCTGGGAGATGGAGCTCTCACACAAGACTCGCTTGAAGGACTTCAAGACAATCAACCCTGAGAAATTCAAGCTCTTTGTTAATGgtaataaagataaatttcaaGTCATATTTAAAGCCCCCACTTACTTTTctaatattaattacttttatctaattcataaataaatataaccaaaaagaaaaatgatctGTAAATTAATTTCCATAAATCATGATCTACTATGTACATGTGACctgaaaaaaaatctaaaaacgcaacttttatcataattttgatgtgattaattgtgagcaataaaaaaaaaagtaataaattcaTGTAATATTACAtaaattcatgtgaaaataataaataatctaTCACAATCTGTTAGGTTAAAGTCATGGCATAAAAGTTGTGGTATAGAACAACCATTTGACCCTGATGTTCAAGGCtgtgacaaaaaattaaagacagCTAGCATGACTTATTAATTACGCCGCCATATCTTTCATGATgagctaataataataataataggtggtGAATTTTGGTGACACAGGAAGAGAGGGGTTATCAGGAGAAGAAACTCTAAGACTTGGGAGCTACAATGCGTTGTTGAAGAATTCACTGCCAAAGGAGTTTCAGTACTACAAAGCAGAGGAAGAGAGCTTTGAATCATCTCATGATGTATTTCGATCGGCTTTGCCTCGTGGGTTTGCATGGGAAGTACTTAGCGTTTATACTGGACCTCCTGAAATAGTTTTCAAGTTTAGGCACTGGGGTTTCTTCGAGGGACCCTTCAAAGGACATGCTCCTACTGGAGAGGTCGTTCAATTTTATGGATTGGCTACTCTCAAGGTATATATTTCATATACTGgcccaagaaaataaataaatcaggCTTTCATCtaagattttttattgtttctccaaaaaaaaaatctaagattttttattcaactggTAATAATAAGAGTTCatacttattattatatatattgattagtgTTATAAGcaatatattttcataataattgattcaaaacaaaacttaagtggtaagttgttatagAGTTTTATTTGAACTCACCAtttatatcactttttcatctactgtttaatttattattaacaaTTTAACACTTTAACTTTGTTGTGaaattcttcttaaaaaaaatacctttGTTATGAAATTGTCATATCCGTAgcgttatttaattatattatattatacgATATTGCTTAATAGAATACATATTTTTGCAAGGTTTTCTAGTGCTATAGGGGAAAAAGAATATTAAAGACAAGGAATCGGTGGTAATCTACTGGTGTAAAATTAGTATGCAGTTGAAAAGTTCAACCTTATAATTGTATTGATCCcactatttagtatttactcGCCCACCAAATTGTTGTGGATAAAGTTCCTCAGCGTCATTCaaaaactatataataaaaaaaatcttataaaaaaataaaaataaaaacacttatGATTGTTTCGTTAAACTATAGTATGAATCATCCATTTCTTGGACTTTTCAAAAACCCATCAcatcaataattataaatttttcttataaaaaaatataattataaaaattgtggTAGAAAATTGTGTCCCCTTTTTCATTATTCCTTATGGTTGAATTTAAAGGCTCAAATGAATTTAAATATAGTCGCATACTTCAATAGTCAAATTGATtgtatctctttttattttttttaacccacccAAATTCAGatttaattcttaaaatttaaaaaaaaaaaatgggaagaaatttgggagaaatcaaaatcaaactcaCAACAATTTTTCTTAAAAGGAACCTACAACAGATTTTAACAATCAAaagtataatttaatttttaaataataataataataataataagtttagACTACATAGTTTTTCCGTGGTCGGTTAGCCACCatgttttgttttctattttttgttttttctgcatGTGCTAACTGCGGGAGTAGCTTGTTAGCTCAAAAATAAGtatcaataacaataaaaaatgtcTCTACCAATTTACCAgcaaataagtaattttttttttaattcaaataattagtaagttctagttagctcaatttataaaatcttttgttaaaaaaaaaaattgatattttgggGTTTGCATACACCAAATATCAATTTGTATCTTGagctaataataaaaaataattatcataaagCAAATGCCATAAgctaaaatattattgatatgatatattaaaaaaaatgtatttttttgggGAAAAGTATATACTCCtataacttcttttttatagaaaatttttttgtaaaccCTAAACACTATGCTggacttttttaataaattagttAAATAATAGATGTAACTTTGTCGGCCTTGGAATTTGCAAGGCCTAAACTAATTAAAATCATTTGCTGGTTAATTACTAAATACATCCCTGCATAGGTTGATGAATCTCTAAGGGTAGAAGAGGTGGAGGTGTACTATGACCCAGCAGAGCTATTTGGAGGCCTTCTAAAGGGACAACCTGCAGCCACTGAAAGCTCCACTGCTACCCATAAATGCccattttccaaataaaattaaaattaaaattaaatctaCATTTTACCTAAGTAATGTAATGCTCTATCTGGTCATTTCTCCTCTTTCATGCTTTTGTTGTATTAAGCATGCTTGTCTTTTGTATGTACATTTCCAAATAAAATTGTATGTACATTTTACCTAAGTAATTCTCTATCTTGTCAATTCCTTGCCATCTTTCATGCCTTGGTTGTACCCTACAAGCttgtaacctttttttttagagagattcaACACATGGCGCTCATTCCGAATAATAGCTCTTTTATGATCAGAGCTCTTTCATTTTTAGACCAAAACACCAGTCAGTTTTTAATGTATGCAGGGATTGaatcccagatctcttattcaaccatcaaagattttaccagttgagctaattggaacccgcTTATCTTCTATAACCTTGTTATGCAAAggtttgcattttatttttaatacattgAGAGTTGGGGGTGACGGGAATGAAAATATCATAAGGTACTGGTCAaactacaagactcttgacaaTCTGGATTTATTTATgacaataaattatatctcaataCTTCAACAATATGTCACATATGTTCTCTATTGTTTGAGGCCTACaatgataaatttaatgagatattgtttatttctaaatataaattaaataataactatGGGGGGCGTTTGAAAAAAGATACCAAAAGGGCCTGCACTgaagtatttgggctttggtaTTAGGCCCACAACAATTTATTTGTAGAGATGGGTGCAACAGACTAACTTATGGGCTCCTAATCTAAGGGCTAAAGTTAACAAGAATAGATGCTGATGAAAAGAGGCGTcgcaatacaaaaataaaagaagtgcAAGGTTTATAAATGTCTTCTCGGTCAGCCAAGGGAGCTAGTCACACTCTTGGGCAGTACAAGTTTAAGAATACTTTCTCCTTAAATCTCTCGATCCCCCGTCTCTGGGGTATCCTCCCCTTTTAATAGTGGTTCCCCTTCTCATCATGGCCCTCCACATATAGGGTGGTTGATCTCCTtttgatacttgtctcatccccCTTTGAAGGGTGTTCTGCCAGAGCTATAGGTTGTCCTAGCATTATTCAAATGTCATTCAGTCATTAATGCGGCTGACTTGGTTGGTATAGTATATTTAATGTAGAGGTAATGAGAGCTTCCTTGACAaatttccttctctcttttcccGTTCTAGaactagtatatataatagggtcatgctaacgaatgcccttagggcattagTTAACcattcattttaagaaagttttaataccacttttatggaaaatgaaaaaagctatcaaaatattaattgctttatttcattttcccataaaaactttctttaaatggattattaaccaatacccttagggcattcgttagcattttcctatattatatgataataggtgaaactgaaaataaaaaaaaaaaaaaaaaaaaaaaaaaagaagaagttaaattagaattccaaattaaagtTCTAATTTTGCTCTAtgtgtcataaattatttattcttaaagagttttatttcttaattttagaatcaaatgtgggaccacatcataaatattcatccaagtgagttattaagtacaaaaatcaaggaatctagaataaatgaatcgtaaaaaaaaaaaggtgcttcacaataattaaaaaaaaatggacaatttacattttatatctaataatatccttataaatttttttaaagagttaacaaaatacaaaaaaaaactatcaatagtatttaaatgatatatatatatatatatatgaattatattatgcatcttattatatatctttaagtgtgtccatgcatatgcatggggttacaagctagttacCATAATATACGAAATATAATTTCAcaatccaaattaaaaaaaaaaaaaaaaagttgtcacaTAATTAGCCAATACTAAAACTCCTAACTTTCATTCTTGCAAGGGCTCGatttattgctaaaaaattgtataggctggaaatatggtttttttctaaagaaaaatatacacCCACTGTAACTACTATAATTGATACAATCTTAACACTGATAATAGTCTCAATCAAAActgaaacaaaacaattttttttttacaaaatagaaaatttactTTATTCTAATCTAaagatatatgtgtgtgaaattcccTCTTAGAGAAATTTGAACCCCGATCTTTGCCCCACTGCCTTACAAAAACTTTGCACTTGTAGTTGTATAGTGACCATTACACTAAGGGTGCATGGTggacatggttttaaaaaaccGAACGGGGGGCAAAACCGGATTTGCCTCCCATTCCTTGTTTAACACAACTTTTGACTAGTTATTGGGTTTTTCCGGCACCGGACTAGTGGTTATAGCTCGTTCAACCGGCCGGTCCGgtccgatttttaaaaccatgacgatggaaaaccaaaaaaattgttaatggCCTATAAAAAGTCCCATTGATTGCTAAGAATCTGAAAAGATGTGCttgtttgaaataaaaaatatacctACCGCTGTAATTGAATTATTGATGTAACAATAATAGTCTCAACTGAAAGAGTAGTTTGATGACCTAGACAAAGTGGAAGGAGGAGtttattgccaaaaaaaaaaaccgtagGATTATTCACGTACCACTGTTATTGAAGCAACCACAATAGTCTCAACTGAAAGAGTAGTTGATGGCCTAGACATAGTTGAAGGAGGTCTCAGCGATTGCTATAGTCTGTAGGCCTCCTGGTGTATGTCAGGTAGCTCATTTCTCTCCAATattataaagaaacaaaaaaaatcagtcaAATCCACAAGATTATAAACACCATGAATTCGGTTTAGTTCCCCAATATTTGATACCAAAACTAATGAATATGCATAATCTTTTTTGAAGGACACTGTTTGTATATATGATATTACCCTTTGCTCATATTATAATGGTGTACAGTATATGTCAAGTGGTTTCAAAAGTATGTAAATTGCTTGGGTTAGTGGAAAAATTGTGGATAATATTGCTCAATTGTTAATAATCTTCATCTAGAGAGCTTGCTTAATATCATATATAtctgttaacatatatagtgttgtgggctttaggcccaactagtttacttgtttagcactcttacttgtatagcactcttacttgtactacactcatatttacttgtactacactcatatgcctcctata
The sequence above is drawn from the Castanea sativa cultivar Marrone di Chiusa Pesio chromosome 5, ASM4071231v1 genome and encodes:
- the LOC142634062 gene encoding pathogen-related protein-like; its protein translation is MATEEATLLKTMGDKYRSFLYDEADDIEWRHGGPPTYDDVNKLFEDGRTKEWPKGSLEEIVQNAVKSWEMELSHKTRLKDFKTINPEKFKLFVNGREGLSGEETLRLGSYNALLKNSLPKEFQYYKAEEESFESSHDVFRSALPRGFAWEVLSVYTGPPEIVFKFRHWGFFEGPFKGHAPTGEVVQFYGLATLKVDESLRVEEVEVYYDPAELFGGLLKGQPAATESSTATHKCPFSK